In uncultured Bacteroides sp., the following proteins share a genomic window:
- a CDS encoding RagB/SusD family nutrient uptake outer membrane protein, translating into MKNIKYYISALTLMFAFSSCQDYLNVLPENEQSSSEYWQTKEEVQAVLAAGYVNLRSAQEDIFLWGESRGNGIIFFGDGSTGQKAAQKVRSMDILLNNDLAKWDAIYKVINMANSVIKYAPGVVAKDESFNVNVMNSDLSEAYFLRALSYFYLVRVFGDVPYVVEPYVDDKASYVLGATSGNDILKQCVTDLNGALDAAKEYFPETDATNPMNTKGRATKWAINSLLADINLWLGNYQDCLTECDAVINSGKVGLIKGSSWFTNFYPGNSNESIFEIQYSKPLAQTNSFITWFSTNHYYMISPYELSLLNDENDIRGGNASYKISDESTIWKYVGKLNDGATARDGSTENDQNFIIYRLADIYLMQAEANIMLGTDDGYAKAANLINLIRERAGLADISATSNQESMLTILLQERQREFFAEGKCWFDLLRIGSRDNYKYKELLIQQVLNITGANNQAVIRSKLADTNSWYMPYHEDETAVNPLLKQNSYYAKLGK; encoded by the coding sequence ATGAAAAATATAAAATATTATATCTCAGCATTGACTCTTATGTTTGCTTTTTCTTCTTGTCAGGACTATTTAAATGTTTTGCCAGAGAATGAACAAAGTAGTTCTGAGTATTGGCAGACAAAAGAAGAAGTGCAGGCTGTATTAGCAGCAGGATATGTAAATTTACGCTCAGCGCAAGAGGATATTTTTCTTTGGGGAGAGTCCAGAGGAAATGGCATTATATTCTTTGGTGATGGTTCCACAGGTCAAAAAGCTGCTCAGAAAGTACGCTCTATGGATATTCTGTTGAATAATGATTTGGCTAAATGGGATGCCATTTATAAGGTTATCAATATGGCTAACTCTGTGATAAAATATGCACCAGGTGTTGTTGCAAAAGATGAGTCATTTAACGTAAATGTGATGAATTCAGACCTGTCTGAAGCCTATTTTCTACGTGCATTATCTTATTTTTATTTAGTACGTGTTTTTGGTGATGTTCCTTATGTTGTAGAACCATATGTAGACGATAAAGCTTCTTATGTTTTGGGGGCAACTTCAGGAAATGATATATTGAAACAATGTGTTACTGATTTAAATGGAGCGTTAGATGCTGCGAAAGAATATTTCCCGGAAACAGATGCTACAAATCCGATGAATACAAAAGGTCGTGCAACTAAATGGGCTATTAATTCTTTATTAGCAGATATAAATTTGTGGTTGGGCAATTATCAGGACTGTCTTACAGAATGTGATGCAGTTATTAATTCTGGTAAAGTAGGGTTGATTAAAGGTTCTTCCTGGTTTACAAATTTCTATCCAGGAAATAGTAACGAGAGTATATTTGAAATACAATATAGTAAGCCTCTGGCACAGACAAATAGCTTCATAACCTGGTTTAGCACAAATCATTATTACATGATTTCTCCTTATGAATTGTCTTTATTGAATGATGAGAATGATATTAGAGGTGGAAATGCTTCATATAAGATAAGTGATGAATCTACTATATGGAAATATGTAGGTAAATTAAATGATGGCGCTACGGCACGAGATGGTAGTACTGAAAATGATCAGAACTTCATTATTTATCGTTTAGCTGATATTTATTTAATGCAAGCAGAAGCTAATATTATGTTAGGAACTGATGATGGTTATGCTAAAGCAGCTAATTTAATCAACTTGATACGTGAGAGAGCTGGATTGGCTGATATTTCTGCCACATCTAATCAAGAATCGATGCTAACTATTTTATTACAGGAACGTCAAAGAGAATTCTTTGCAGAAGGAAAATGCTGGTTTGATTTGTTACGTATTGGTTCCAGAGACAATTATAAATACAAAGAGCTTTTAATTCAGCAAGTATTGAATATAACAGGCGCTAATAATCAAGCAGTGATTCGTTCAAAACTGGCTGATACTAATTCTTGGTATATGCCATATCATGAGGATGAAACAGCTGTCAATCCTTTGCTTAAGCAAAACTCTTATTATGCGAAACTTGGTAAATAG